In one Silene latifolia isolate original U9 population chromosome 10, ASM4854445v1, whole genome shotgun sequence genomic region, the following are encoded:
- the LOC141605749 gene encoding BTB/POZ domain and ankyrin repeat-containing protein NPR1-like gives MSAPYAMMIDSRATAVAFSDSNDISNGTTTTTTSDIALSSDITALKTTAYPTDSAALCRLSDNLDSLFDNNTFELEFSYADATISCSNSHRHVSVHRAILSARSPFFKSLFASLARDRRDHKHAKDKDEKVKDKQEKSNSRLVKVELKDIVKDFDVGFDSLVSVLAYLYSGRVRALPKGVCVCVDDHCPHLACRPALDFLLQVLYLSHIFQIAELVALYQRHLLDILNKVELDDLLVVLHAVDMCGNTCEKLIGRCIEIIVMSNVDVITLEKSLPQHIVKQIIDIRKEVGFTGPEFVDGPDKHVKRIHRALESDDVELVRMLLKEGHTTLDDAFALHFAVAHCDAKTTAELLELGLADVNLRNQRGYTVIHIAAMRKEPKIVVSLLTKGAQPSELTSDNRKALQIAKRLTKAADFLKSTEQGKSSPKDRLCIEILEQAEIREPLLGEGSVSLAKAGDDLRMKLLYLENRVALARLLFPMEAKVAMEIAQVDGTSEFTLSKNMADARRNSVDLNEAPFILKDEHLQRMKALSKTVELGKRFFPRCSNVLNKIMDAEDLSQLAYLGNDTPEERIRKRKRYVELQDALTKAFTEDKEEFDRSTLSSSASSTLIGNTRDRMTFKR, from the exons ATGTCCGCCCCCTACGCCATGATGATTGACTCACGCGCCACCGCAGTTGCCTTCTCAGACTCAAACGACATCAGCAACGGCACCACCACAACTACCACGTCAGATATAGCCCTCTCTTCCGACATCACAGCCCTCAAAACCACCGCATATCCAACTGACTCCGCCGCACTCTGTCGTCTCTCCGATAATCTCGATTCTCTCTTCGATAACAACACCTTCGAACTCGAGTTCTCCTATGCCGACGCCACCATATCCTGTTCTAACTCCCACCGCCACGTCTCCGTCCACCGCGCCATCCTCTCCGCCCGTTCCCCCTTCTTTAAGTCTCTCTTCGCCTCCCTCGCCCGCGATAGGAGAGATCATAAGCATGCCAAGGATAAGGATGAGAAAGTCAAGGATAAGCAGGAGAAGAGTAATAGTAGACTTGTTAAGGTGGAATTGAAGGACATTGTTAAGGATTTTGATGTCGGTTTCGATTCGCTTGTTTCTGTCTTGGCTTATTTGTATTCTGGTAGAGTTAGGGCTTTGCCTAaaggtgtttgtgtttgtgttgatGATCACTGTCCTCATCTCGCTTGTCGCCCTGCTCTTGATTTTCTTCTTCAGGTCTTGTATTTGTCTCACATTTTTCAAATTGCTGAACTCGTTGCTCTTTATCAG AGGCATTTACTGGACATTCTCAACAAGGTGGAATTAGATGATCTGTTAGTAGTGCTTCATGCTGTCGACATGTGTGGAAATACGTGTGAGAAGTTGATTGGAAGGTGTATAGAAATAATTGTGATGTCAAATGTTGATGTAATCACACTTGAGAAATCCTTGCCTCAGCATATTGTGAAACAAATAATTGATATTCGCAAAGAAGTCGGTTTCACTGGGCCTGAATTTGTCGATGGCCCTGACAAGCATGTGAAAAGGATACACCGAGCTCTTGAATCTGATGATGTTGAATTAGTGAGAATGTTATTAAAAGAGGGCCACACTACTCTAGATGACGCATTTGCCCTTCACTTTGCGGTggcccattgtgatgccaagaccaccGCAGAGCTTCTAGAACTTGGGCTTGCCGATGTTAATCTCAGGAATCAAAGGGGATACACCGTAATACATATTGCAGCTATGAGGAAAGAGCCTAAAATAGTTGTGTCTCTACTTACCAAGGGAGCTCAGCCTTCTGAACTGACATCCGATAATAGGAAAGCTTTACAAATAGCCAAGAGGCTGACAAAAGCTGCAGATTTCCTTAAATCTACAGAACAAGGGAAATCATCTCCAAAAGATCGGCTTTGCATTGAGATTTTGGAACAAGCAGAAATAAGAGAACCGTTGCTGGGCGAGGGTTCTGTTTCTCTTGCCAAGGCTGGAGACGATTTGCGGATGAAGTTATTATATCTTGAAAATAGAG TTGCTCTTGCAAGGTTACTTTTTCCAATGGAAGCAAAAGTTGCCATGGAAATTGCTCAAGTGGATGGGACTTCTGAGTTCACATTATCCAAAAACATGGCTGATGCACGACGAAATTCGGTAGATTTGAATGAAGCTCCATTTATATTAAAAGATGAACATTTGCAAAGAATGAAAGCCCTGTCTAAAACTG TTGAGCTTGGAAAGCGGTTCTTCCCTCGATGTTCTAATGTACTTAATAAGATAATGGACGCTGAAGATTTATCACAGCTAGCATACCTCGGAAATGATACTCCCGAGGAACGAATAAGAAAGAGGAAAAGATATGTCGAACTCCAAGACGCTTTAACAAAGGCATTTACTGAGGATAAAGAAGAGTTTGATCGTTCCACATTGTCGTCTTCAGCTTCTTCGACACTCATAGGGAACACTCGTGATAGGATGACTTTCAAGAGGTAG